Sequence from the Candidatus Omnitrophota bacterium genome:
GCTCCCCATTTGCGATTGAAAATCCCGCATCAAGGATTTGATCTCTTGCAATATTTTTATCGTATCCGCCCCTTTTTTTCTTTTGACTTGGAGCAACATGCAAGGGCGGCCGCCTTCCCGCACTCGCACCCATTCGTCTTCGTGAGAATCCTGAATGGACGCCACGTCGCTCAGATAGACTGTTCCGCCGTCGGGCAGCGAGTGGAGAGCGATTTCCCCCAACTGCTCCGGCTTCTCCGCTTCGCCGATGACGCGCAGGTTGAATCTTTGCTGGCCGATGTCCATCACGCCGCCGGGAACGTTTCGGCTGCGCGTCCGAACGGCGTCGCAGACGTTTTGCAGCGACAAACCGTACGCTTCCAGGCGTTGCCGATCCACATCAACGCGGATTTGCCGTTCGCGGTCGCCGAAGATATTTACCGATCCCACGCTGTGAATGTCTTCGATGCGATCTGACAAGCGCTTGGTCAACTCCTTGAGCGTTTTTTCAGGAAGGGGAGCGGAAAAGGCGATTTCGCAGATGGGAAAGAAGGAAGTGGTGATTTCATAAACGCGGGGCATTTCCACATCTTCGGGCAAGTCCGTAATCCGGTTAACGGCGTTTTGCACCTTGGTGACTTTATAATTCATATCCTTAACGGATTGGTAGAATTCTATATTGACGACCGAAGCGCCTTCTCTGGAAATAGACATGATGCGGTCGATGTCTTCCAGATCGATGACCTCGTCTTCGATTTTCTGAGTGATGAGAGTTTCGATGTCTTCCGGCGCCATGCCGGGATTCACGGTTAAAACAACAACCGTATTGATATTGACATCGGGGTCTATATAGCGAGGAAGAGATAGGAAGGATGCTCCACCGGCGGCGAAGATCAATAGTAAAACAATTTTAACGAAGACGGGATTGTTAACCCCGATATCCGTAATGCTCATCGCCAATCCATTTCCCCCCCGATTACGACATTCTGCCCATTGACGAGACTTTCCGGAGCCGCCGCCGCTAGAACGTCATCCGTTTGGAGTCCCTCCTCGACGATCGTCCACTCGCCGGTAGAGGGGCCGATTTTCAGCGGTTGAAAAATCGCCGCATTTTCCTTGATGAGGAAGACGCCTGTTTTTCCGCCTCGGCTCCATAAACTGTCCGTTTTGACGAGAGTCGCATTTTCTCGCCGTTCCGCGACGAACTGGAGACGCGCAATCATGCCTGCTCGCAGCAAGCCGTTGGCGTTGTCCACCGCCGCCTCGGCGGGAAAGGAATGGCTTACTTCGTCCGCCATGACGCTGAGGAAGGAGAGAGTTCCTTCGAATGTTATATTGGCAAGGGCGTCGGCGCGGATGATCGCAGTGCAGCCGGGAGCGATTTTGGCAATGTCTTTTTCAGGGATGCGGGCGGCGATTTTTACTCGGCTGGCGTCAACGATGACGGCGATGGGAGCGCCCGCGCCGACCATCTCCCCTTCTTCTACGTATTTCTCGACGATGGTTCCATCCAAAGGGGAGAGAATGCGGGAATCATGCCGTTGTTCCTGGGCCAGGCGCAAGGCCGCCTCCGCCTGAGCCAATCGCGCCGCGCTTTCGGCCAAGTCTTCCTGGCGGGCGCCGATCTGTGCAAGTTCCAATCTCTTTTCTGCGGCGGCCATAGCGCGGTTAGCGACTTGGTACGCCGTTTCCGCTACGTCTAATTGGCTTTGGGCGATGTTCCCCGTTTGGCGCAAGGACTTCAACCGTTCGTAATTGCGTTGGGCTTCTTGTTGTTGGACCTTCGCCTGCTGCAAGGCGCTTTCGGCGATATCGATCTCTTGGGGACGGCTAAGGGATTGCATTTTCTTGTGGTTGGCGGCGGCGATATCGTATTGGGCTTGCGCCTGGTCGCATAACGCTTTGGTTTTGGCCGAATCGATTTCCGCCAGGAGAGCGTCTTTAAAAACGCGTTCTCCTTTTTCGAAATAAAGGCGCTCGATAGGTCCCGGCGCTTCGCTGGAGACGCGGACGATTTTCCAGGGGCGGACGGTTCCAACGGCTTCGCAGGTCAGGGTGACATCTCGAATGCGGGGTTTGGCTATAAAGACGGCAAGCGGTTTGATGGGAGATGGATTCGGATCCAACGTTGTATCCGGCGGATCTTGGCAGCCGATTGAGGTTATTATTACAACCGCCGTGAGGAATGCGCATGATGTTTTGGAAAGGGAATTCATAATCCATCTCCCCATCGGCGGCGGCCTTGCCAATGATCCGGCGGAACGATTTATTTGTCCGAATTGTCGTCCATTTGGAACAATGCCTTAGAAAAGGCCTCCGGATCGAAAGGTTCCAAGTCTTCGATGCCTTCGCCGACGCCGATGAACTTCACCGGCAAGTTCAGTTCCTTATGCACGGAGAGAACGACTCCGCCGCGGGCGGTGCCGTCCAGCTTAGTCAGGATCAACCCCGTCACGCCGCAGGATTGCAGAAACGTCTTTGCTTGCGTTAAGGCGTTTTGTCCCGTCGAGGCGTCCAGCACTAGCAGCGTTTCGTGAGGCGCCCCTTCGAATTCGCGGGCGATGACCCGCGACATTTTCGAAAGTTCCTGAATCAAGTTGGTTTTGGTATGCAAGCGTCCGGCGGTATCGATGATCACCGCATCCGGCGCCGATTGCTTTGCTTCGCTCATAGCGTTATAGACGACGGAAGAGGGATCGGCGCCTTCCGTTCCTAATACGATGGGGACGCCCGCGCGTTTCGCCCAAATTTCCAATTGCTGGATGGCGGCGGCCCGGAACGTATCGGCGGCGACAAGCAGCACTTTTTGCCCCTGGCTTTTCAAGCGATGCGCCAATTTGCCGATAGCTGTAGTTTTGCCGACGCCGTTCACGCCGATGACGAGATAAACGCCGGGACCTTGCGGCGGCGTCTTCAAAGCGCGTTCTCCTTGTTCAAGCATTTCGCGCATGAGGAATTGCATGGTTTGCGTCAGCCATTCCGAATCGGTGGAATTGTTCTTCTTCTCCCGGCGGATGCGGTCGCGCAGTTCTTCGATCAACGTCATCGTCGTTTCCACGCCCACATCGGCGGAAATCAATATTTCTTCCAAATCTTCCAAAAGATCGTCGTCGATTTTTCCCCGCAGTTTGAAGAGATTGAGCGTTTTGCGGGCGATGGATTCCCTCGTCGCCCGCAATCCATCCCGCAATTTGGCGAAGAGGCTTTTCTTGGGCGCGGCGGATTTTTCTATTTCCTCCGTAAGCGCAGGAGAAGCGTCAAGAATTTGCGCTTCCTCATCGATGGAAGAAATCATTCCTTCCGATGGAGTTACAGGCGAGGTTGCAAGAGTTTCTTTCTTTCTTTTCCAAAACATAAACCTTAATCCTTATGGGGAGAATTCGTCGAGAGCGAGCCGCCGCGCGTCAGAAGCGGCGAGGTTGTTTAAGATTGATACTATAGCTGTCTTCTCGATCCAATCAAAGCCATAGACCTCTCTGTGCGCGAAGAGCGTTCTTTCTGCGCCAAGGATTGGAAAAATGACGGCGAAAGCGAATTTTCCTGGAAAAGGAAGCGGCGGGAGCCTACATTTTCGAGAAGGAAAATAGTAGCATAAGAAATCGTTCGCAGGTTCGTTTTGAGATTATTTATTAACTCATGTTACGCAGCCTGTATTGTCACGGCATCGGAAAAATCGTTCAAGAGAGGCGTTGAGGTTTCCAAGATTATGTCTCTTTCGGCGCGTAAAAAAGTCGTAT
This genomic interval carries:
- a CDS encoding efflux RND transporter periplasmic adaptor subunit, translating into MNSLSKTSCAFLTAVVIITSIGCQDPPDTTLDPNPSPIKPLAVFIAKPRIRDVTLTCEAVGTVRPWKIVRVSSEAPGPIERLYFEKGERVFKDALLAEIDSAKTKALCDQAQAQYDIAAANHKKMQSLSRPQEIDIAESALQQAKVQQQEAQRNYERLKSLRQTGNIAQSQLDVAETAYQVANRAMAAAEKRLELAQIGARQEDLAESAARLAQAEAALRLAQEQRHDSRILSPLDGTIVEKYVEEGEMVGAGAPIAVIVDASRVKIAARIPEKDIAKIAPGCTAIIRADALANITFEGTLSFLSVMADEVSHSFPAEAAVDNANGLLRAGMIARLQFVAERRENATLVKTDSLWSRGGKTGVFLIKENAAIFQPLKIGPSTGEWTIVEEGLQTDDVLAAAAPESLVNGQNVVIGGEMDWR
- the ftsY gene encoding signal recognition particle-docking protein FtsY, which translates into the protein MFWKRKKETLATSPVTPSEGMISSIDEEAQILDASPALTEEIEKSAAPKKSLFAKLRDGLRATRESIARKTLNLFKLRGKIDDDLLEDLEEILISADVGVETTMTLIEELRDRIRREKKNNSTDSEWLTQTMQFLMREMLEQGERALKTPPQGPGVYLVIGVNGVGKTTAIGKLAHRLKSQGQKVLLVAADTFRAAAIQQLEIWAKRAGVPIVLGTEGADPSSVVYNAMSEAKQSAPDAVIIDTAGRLHTKTNLIQELSKMSRVIAREFEGAPHETLLVLDASTGQNALTQAKTFLQSCGVTGLILTKLDGTARGGVVLSVHKELNLPVKFIGVGEGIEDLEPFDPEAFSKALFQMDDNSDK